In Solanum lycopersicum chromosome 3, SLM_r2.1, the genomic stretch gtttgtagcgggtccaattcaaggcattcaacagtaACATAGAGGCACACAAAAGGTTAGTCATTAACATGACATTAACATTAATATAATGAAAGAGGTTATGAAAGTGAAAggtcacaaaaatatttaaatgcatGTATACAAGGAGAATATATTAGTgaaaataatagagaaaaagaATAGCAACAACTATAAATTTAGTTCGGATgttaaattaattaggtgtcATGCGAAATCTAGCAAATGAAATCTCTAAACACCATGCAAATTATATGTTAGACATTAAAACGTGGTTAAAAAAATGTATACTTgcacaaagcttgggaattaagtttagtAAGAACGTGCACAGGTTTAGAAATGCGACGGACAAAATGGATCTTGTCTAGGGGCGAAAGCTAAAGCTTTACATGAAAACGTGGGAAGTAAAAAGGGCTTTGATCATAACTGGAAtttgtaattaaatatataaatactaatTACATGCAATTCTATAATATATGTAGCATGTGCAGGAAACATGTAATTAAGTTACTAACTATAATAAgtattagttaaattaaatccgaaatattttaaaagtcatgcaCTACCAATAGGAAACATTCAACTTGTATAAATAGCCGTCGTAACTAGCACATGAATTCAATCATCAATTAAACTGCGTAATTAATTAGGCCTAACCTTGGCTTATTGACATGGCTTCCAAAAATCAGGCCTCTATTACCCTTTTCTTATCACTTAATCTCCTCTTCTTTGCTCTTGTAAGTGCAGACTGTTCAActgatattttgaaatttggggCATGTGCTAATATACTAAATGATTTGGTGGGTGTAATTATCGGGACTACTCCAACTTCGTCATGCTGCAGTTTGATTGACGGACTGGTGGACCTAGATGTCGCGGTTTGCTTGTGCACAGCCATAAAAGCAGATGTGCTGGGAATTAATTTGGATATACTAATCTCTCTAAACATCCTTCTCAACGTCTGTGGAAAGAAATATCCTACTGGTTACACTTGttgattgaaaaattattatctGCTCCATGGACCTCTTGGCTTTTTGGTTTGGTTTCggatttagaaaaataaaaaccaaaaaaatatctctctctctctctatatatatatataacttttttgaaaatgaaatataactTTGTTATATTTCTAATTATTGACCTAACAGATTAACcaaactgaaaaaaaaagaagagaaaaaccAAACCAAGCCAAATTCATTTTGGTTTGGATTAGGTTATActtcttcaaaacaaaaaaccAAAAACCCAAACCAAATAGTATAAAATCGAACCGAAAAACCGAATGCACAACCTAACTCAACTATAGAATGGATCCATTACGAAAACAAGTAATGCCAATGGTTATAGATTTATAGTTAAGGTctgaagtaaaaaataaatcgtTGATGTTGAAGAGTAtccatttaataattttgaaaaaaaagatgatctcattcactacaaaaaaaatctcaaattgcCAACAGATTTTACTAACAACTTAAGTTGGTTAATATTCTACTAACAAATTACCAACATATTTCTAAccgaataatattttaaaccaTAACAACAAAATTCTAACAGATTACCAACATAAATCTTACTAAGTATTTTAGTTGGCAAATACGGCGTGAAAAAATGGTGCCAAATTTAGCAACCTTCTATCAATGGATTACCAACAAAAACATTACTAACACACACcttttgttggtaatattaccaacGAAGTATATATCGTTTTGTAATtatgacaaaatatttatataatttattaacatattaacAATGAATTACTAACCAAACATTTACCAACGACTAGATTGTGTTGCTAAATTTACCAATCAAATATAAATGTGTTGGTAAATTAGTAACGAAATGTAATTTGTTGGTAAAATTGTCAACCAATATCAAATTAGTTGGAAATATTGCCGATGAAAAAAGATTGTAGTTAGTTAACATCATTAAAATAGTTGGTAATATACCAACCGATCACTAATCCATTGGTAAAATTCAccaacatattaattattagttggtaATATTACATATGAATGTTTAGTTGAATAGCAATTATTACCAACTCTAAGAAAATTTATTGACAAATTATtactaacttatattttaatagtttgTAAATTACCAATTGAGGTTAAATGTTTTGTAAATAAACGTCTAGTGTTGAGGTTTTCATATTTAGTTTGTGTcattaggcgttttaactttaaaattttaaccaaAACTTGACTTTGTTCAATATTGATAAACGTGCTAGGATTAGAACTCCGTCAGTGTCATTCACTTTGAAAAGCCATTTTTTATCTAACGGGAATGTTGATTCATGTTTTGAggttttcatttttgtttgttctgttaggtgttttaaattttatgtttaggccaaaatttgactttggtcaatatttttatgaaagtgCTGGATGAGAATTTTGTTAGCGTAATTAATTTCAAAGGTCATTTTTTATCTAGTAGCATGAttgatttgagtttttttactttcatttttactGTGTGTCGTTAGGTGTTTTAACATATAAGTTTTTGCAAAAATTTAACGTGGGTCATTATTTGACAACGTACCGAAATAAAAACAGTTAGATTGCAAAAGTCGTTTTTGATGTAATAAGATAGACGGTTCGGATTTTGAGGCTTCTGTTTTTAGTTTATGTTGTTAGACATTTTAGCTTTTAAGTTTTGGCCAAAATTTTACTTTAGTCAACATTTTTGATAATCGTGCTCGAATTGAAATTTAGTCACGCAGTTAGCCATATAAGTTAAGTTTTGATCTCATAGGATGGTTGGCTTTGGATTTGAGGCTTATTTTCAGTTTGTGTCATTAATCGTTTTAACTTATAACTTTTGGCTAAAATGTGAATTAGGTCAATTTTTTTGGGAAACatgctcaaatttgaatttcGTCAGCGCGGTTAGCTGTGGCAGGTCATTTTTCCCTTTATAGGATGACTGATTTGAttttgaagttttcatattccgTTTGTACCGTTAGGCGATTTCACTTTTAAGTTTTggcaaaattttgattttgcttACTATTTTTGTAAATGAATTATGTCAATTCGATTAGCTCCAAAAGGTCATTTTTATATCTAACAAGATGCTTGTTTCAGGTTTTGAGATTTTCCTTTCCAGTTTGTGTTgttaggcgttttaacttttggccaaaatttagacttggtcaatatttttggtaaacgtgctcaaattaaatttttttgatataatgatatataaAGATTAATTTAACTTGCTATCATTGCTTTTGCATTGtttcattcaaatatgatttataaaattgattaatatttttggatTGATATTGGTATTCTTAGAATTTTAAatgcaataaattaataaatattttaatattgaataatcattcagttaataatattttgaacatattgTCAATTAGTTACTAAGCTAGCATTGAACTTGAATGATATATTACCAATAAACTAACAAtcaattagtaaatttattagaaaattaaataatcatactaaggtatttaaaatttattacaaacaaGGGTTGTGGTGTAGCAGTAAGTACTTCTGCATATTTGATCAAGAGGTCTCTGGTTCGATTTCCGTTGGGTACATAATAGCTTTGTAAGGGAGTGTTTTATCACCCAATGTGGGACTTTGCAGCGTAAAATCAGATTTAGTCGGGCTCCAGTGTGGGCACTGAACACCGgatggaaaattaaaaaaaattaaataaagtatttaaaatttattggcaAATTATcaacacaattatttttttactaaaattacCAACCAATTACCAATGTATAAatcgaaaaatgaaaaaaaattactaactcCTTTTCAATTCGTTAGTAAAGATGCTAAcgatatattaaaaatcaattggTTGGTAAATTATCAACGAAAATTTCAATTccctattttaaaattttgtaacaaCATCTTTGGATGTTTATAAACTGATTTTCGGTTGGCAAGTTtaacaacaaattaaaatcaGTTGGTAATATTTACCGAGTAGATTTTTAGCAGCGGACTAATATAAGTTGACATTTGGTTGGTAACTCAATTTGCCAACTGATTTGATCAATTTACCaacgataatattttttttctcttttttacaCACTCAACTAGAAGTGTGCACTATTTGGATTAAATTGAAAAACCAAACTGAATCAAACCAAATTCTAATTTGAATTGGTTGTTTGGATTCTTGATTTGGTTTTggatttatatttaatttttttcatttttttatttggttttggatttagaaaaataaaaatagaaaaaatcaatatatatatatatatatatatatatatatattatatatatatatatacatatacatacatatacatagatTCATAACGTGgtaatcctagctataacaattcttttctagtgtcttgcatgcaaagtggtaagttaggtatctctaattccttggtccgacaactagagaatttcaccccgcaccttggtccggctacgtgtgtcgAATTTACTAAATCTTActttttacctcatattaagcatcatattcaatgtATGGCTAAGTTACTAATTCGCACTAattgaaactagcctattagatagtgtccactaaatctatgtagataaatcttttcctattaactaccctTTGGTCCGACAAATAGAAATAGGGcaagttctaacgcgtgcactcgttaaaaagacttctaaacgaaataattatcaatacatgcaagaatatattctagaattgctatttagCTAGTTTACTTTgttattcacctatggttcccacaaccctaatcgtgaatttagttactcatgcttagaagaacacaattcatatttgtTGAATAATAAATGATGAACTTACTTGAACaagattgaagaaaatctagaaattgcACTTGAAATAACAATATTCACTTGAGAATCGATTTcggaaatttgaattaattcccaaaatccaaaaataagTCTCCAATAACAagagtatgaaaaataataaagagtctaaccccaaaaataagGTATTTTaccctatttataataacaaagtcctaaattaaaaggagttcaaaataaggaaagtttgtcCCAAAATGCGTCTTCAGTCGACGACTCCACAGACGATCCGTCAATGGAACGAAGAACCGTCGACTGCCTCCATCGGTCCATACTTAGCATCTTCTTCAGCCTTCATTCTTGCATCTTCTCAGATCCAATCGACGGGCCAACAgcatggtccgtcgatgccTTCGTCATTCCATATTTAGTTATTTCTTTAACACCGGGTGCAGGGACTAATCTTTGATCTGATCGACAGTTATCCAATACAGTCCGCCAATcagtcgatggaccgtcgatccttccgtagccccacacttggtcagaattccccaagTTGCTTTCAGATGCTTGGACCTCCAGTCGACGATCACcactacggaccgtcgatgggaCAACGGGCCGTCGATGGCTTCATAGGTCACCTCTTCTGCACAATCTTCTGCATTTTCATTTGGAcaactttcctgcaaaacacagataaaaacacattaaaattactacaagaAGGAcctagacacacactaaacttaaggaaaaagcattgtaagtaccgtgaaaccacaatACATCAATATTTCACCTCCCTttcaagttataaatatttcCAGTTATAATATTACGTAAATAACCCAATACAATCCCTTAAATTACGATCACAATTATGTTAAGCAAGTTTGCAAATATCACAAAACTTTAACTTCCCAAAATGTGAATAAAACATATTGTAGCAATTAAGCTACGATAAATCGACATGTCACTCTTGCTTAATATTTAGGGGTGTTACATGAATGGAGTCCACATTCTTCCTTGAGGTTACATTCCTTGAGGTTGACACCAGAGcaatataacaaattaaattattgcgAGACTCAAATGGAACCAAATGGATCAACCATGGATTGAACCAATtgtaaaaatattgttcaatTGATATCAATTACTTTTTACTCATTCAATATAATGGAAACTCTCATTTCTGTGtgtttatatttgatttaagTACTTCTAAGATTGAATGTCTTTTTGGATCAAAGATATATAAGCGACGGACATCGTGTCTTAGTCTGTCGGTTTTctaggttttaat encodes the following:
- the LOC112941089 gene encoding 14 kDa proline-rich protein DC2.15-like, producing the protein MASKNQASITLFLSLNLLFFALVSADCSTDILKFGACANILNDLVGVIIGTTPTSSCCSLIDGLVDLDVAVCLCTAIKADVLGINLDILISLNILLNVCGKKYPTGYTC